The following proteins are encoded in a genomic region of Hemiscyllium ocellatum isolate sHemOce1 chromosome 23, sHemOce1.pat.X.cur, whole genome shotgun sequence:
- the muc5e gene encoding intestinal mucin-like protein — MKPTCYSQLDPISVPTEDGCCSTWDCNCNCEIWGRKHYHTFDGIYYKFLEDCAYVLVEEKVPRYNFSVILDNSDCNKERSKRCHKSLIINYSGHIINFSAKNRQKPIVTVDEVKVSFPYHAEGFHITKNCKKVTISIPDIRTTITGKKNNFHIQVPEQYFLDNTQGQCGSCSRNIKDECVRKNGKIEPDDCCHKTALDWKVDDPNKPRCQAAPTNVSCEVPPTVPPCESGKTVCDVLSGVTFKECNAEKQLSDYITACLEDHCAVNSTETDCSSLEAAAKSCIAAGKCVDWRNSTNGLCPHNCTEGFIYKACAKYNHDYCKDGEKKSGERFSEHIEGCFCENGLMLSEDETGCVSSCARCKDYAGNVRYEGDHWSHPNDTCIHYTCIGDAVTETKITCSSHPDCDEADKTWDNYRCCYSCPNKLTQCKVKSKMISIGDGPCSETIEVKACEGYCSSFAIFDPKTNGMKQTCDCCQEENTEEKQISLTCPNGESQTYTYISAKSCKCKTCKGENA, encoded by the exons ATGAAACCGACATGTTACAGTCAATTAGACCCCATCTCTGTCCCAACTGAAGATGGCTGCTGTTCGACATGGGACTGTAATT gTAACTGTGAAATATGGGGGAGAAAACATTATCATACCTTTGATGGAATATACTACAAATTCCTCGAAGATTGTGCATATGTTCTCGTAGAAGAAAAGGTTCCAAGATACAATTTCTCTGTGATACTTGATAACTCTGACTGCAATAAAGAAAGATCCAAGCGCTGCCATAAATCGCTCATTATTAACTACAGTGGGCATATCATTAATTTTTCAGCTAAAAACCGACAAAAGCCCATA GTAACTGTTGATGAAGTCAAAGTGAGTTTTCCATATCATGCAGAAGGATTTCATATTACAAAAAATTGCAAAAAAGTAACCATTTCTATTCCTGATATTCGAACCACAATCACTGGCAAAAAAAACAACTTCCACATTCAAGTACCAGAACAGTACTTCTTAGACAACACCCAAGGACAATGTG GTTCGTGTTCTAGAAATATAAAGGATGAATGTGTaagaaagaatggaaagataGAACCAGATGACTGCTGTCACAAAACTGCATTGGATTGGAAAGTTGATGATCCTAATAAGCCACGTTGTCAAGCAGCTCCTACAAATGTGTCTTGTGAAGTGCCTCCTACTGTCCCTCCATGTGAATCTGGGAAAACTGTGTGTGATGTCCTATCAGGAGT GACTTTCAAAGAATGCAATGCAGAAAAACAACTGAGTGATTACATCACGGCATGTCTGGAAGATCATTGTGCCGTGAATTCTACAGAGACAGACTGTTCTAGCCTGGAAGCTGCTGCCAAGTCTTGTATTGCAGCAGGGAAATGTGttgactggagaaactcaacaaacgGATTATGTC CACACAACTGCACAGAGGGATTCATCTATAAAGCCTGCGCCAAATACAATCATGATTATTGTAAGGACGG TGAGAAGAAATCTGGGGAGAGATTTTCTGAACACATTGAAGGCTGCTTTTGTGAAAATGGATTAATGCTATCTGAGGATGAAACCGGATGTGTTTCTTCATGTGCTA GATGCAAAGACTATGCAGGAAACGTGCGATAC GAAGGTGACCATTGGTCTCATCCCAATGATACATGCATTCACTACACATGTATAGGAGATGCAGTAACAGAGACAAAAATAACATGTTCATCTCATCCAGACTGTGATGAG GCTGACAAAACATGGGACAATTATCGATGCTGCTATTCCTGTCCTAACAAAT TGACACAATGCAAGGTGAAAAGTAAAATGATTAGCATTGGAGACGGTCCATGTTCAGAGACCATTGAGGTGAAAGCATGTGAAGGATATTGTAGCTCATTTGCTAT atttgaTCCCAAAACAAATGGCATGAAACAAACATGTGACTGCTGCCAGGAGGAAAACACTGAGGAAAAACAAATAAGTCTGACCTGCCCCAATGGGGAATCTCAAACATACACCTACATTTCTGCCAAATCATGCAAATGCAAAACCTGCAAAGGTGAAAACGCTTAA